The DNA sequence TCGTACAGTTACCCAGGTGCTCTTCTGCTTTGACGGTGATCGTGCTGGTCGCGATGCCGCCCGCAAGGCGATGAATACCGCCATACCTTTGATGCGTGACGGCAGAGAGATTCATTTTATGTTTCTTCCTGATGGCGAGGACCCTGACTCCCTGGTTCGTAAAGAGGGGACCAAACAATTTGAACAGCGCATCAGCCAGGCTGTTCCGCTATCTGAACTATTCTTCTCACAGCTTAAAGAGGAGGCCAATCCTGACACCATTGATGGGCGGGCACGGCTAGTCTCTCTTGCACGCCCAAAGCTCTCAAGGCTGCCGGCCGGAATGTTTCGTGAAATGATGTTCAAGAGACTTTCCAGTATGGTAGAGATGGATGAAGATGCAGTTGCCAGCCACCTGCTTGACTCCCATGCTGCAAAACCTGCATCACGAGAACCGACAACAGAGCCTGCCAGGGCTGGTCAGGCCCCATCTCCCGTCCGCATCGCACTATCCATCCTGTTGCACCAACCAGGACTGATTAAAATTGCTGCCGAAACCAGCCCTATAAAAGGTGTAGAGACCCCGGGAATAGGTCTGCTTACTCGGGTCATGGAAACATTACAAAAAAACCCGGATATATCATCAGCTGCGCTTCTGGAGAGGTGGAGAGACCGAGAGGACGAGGAGATCCTCCACAAGGTGGCTCAGTGGGACCCGGCAATTCCTGATGATGGTGTAGAGAGTGAACTAAAAGGTGCACTAAAGAATTTGCACGAACTGCGTCGAGGGCAGAGAACAGATAAACTGCTAAAAAAATCTGCTCAAGAGCCACTATCCCCCACAGAGAAACAGGAACTTCAAGAACTTCTCAGTGCCAACTAAGCCCCGATTATTAGTTGGTGACTAAACCCTTTAAGTTAGTGTAAAATGCGCGGTTCGTTTCGAGCTGAATAATAGATAAAATTACGCCACGAATGTCTCCGGACATTCCAGCTAATATCAGGATAACAACCTCACCAACGTGGTCGCGACAAGCATGGCTGAACCAAAGAAAAAAGAAACCGAAGAAAACGAAATCAAGAATCTGATTGCCAAAGGAAAGGAGCAAGGATACCTGACCTATGGCGAGATTAACGACCTTCTTCCGGACAAAATCACTGACAGTGAAGAGATTGAAAATGTAATCAGCGTAATCAACTCTATGGGTATCAAGGTGCTTGAAAAGGCCCCTGATGCAGAAAATATGCTGATTACCGGTAACGGCGGAAACTCGAATGATGATACTGATGAAGAGGCTGCCGCAGAGGCTGCCTCGGTACTGCTCTCTGCCGAGAATGAGGCAGGCCGCACCACTGACCCTGTACGGATGTACATGCGTGAGATGGGGTCTGTCGAACTACTGACTCGTGAGGGCGAAATTGTAATCGCCAAGCGTATTGAGGGTGGAATGCGCCAGATGATGAATGCTCTGGCTCTCTACCCAAATACCGTAGACGAACTTCTCAAAGAGCTCGATAGAATCAATAAGAGTGAAATTGAGCTTGGGGCTGTTATCACTGGGCTATGCGACTACTGCCCGGAACCACCTAAACCTGTAATTCCTGGCAGCAACACCTCAGGAGAGAAAAAAGAAGAAGAGGGATTTACTGGCCCACCACCAGAGATGATGTCTGGGCGCCTGCAAACTATTGCTGATCTCTCCAAAAAACTAAAACGCTCAGAGAAGCGTAATGGCATGGAGCATGAAAGAACCGACGCACTACGTAGCCAGATTGCTGACCAGTTCATGCAGTGCAAACTTGTTCCCAAACTGCTGGAGCGTATGGTTGTCGACATTCGTAGCTCCATGGAAAAAGTTCGTGGTAGCGAACGCATCGTCATGAATCTGGCGGTTGAGCGTGCCGGAATGCCTCGCAGGGATTTCATCACCTCTTTTCCAAAAAATGAGACTAATCTGGAGTGGCTTGACAAGCAGATTGCCGCCAAGAAGAAACATTCTGCTCCACTCAAACGGTTCTCTAGAGATATTCTCCGGGCCCAGAAAAAACTGCTTAAGGTTGAGGATGAGTGCGGTATCTCCATCACCCGCTTGAAAGAGATCAACCGAATGATGTCGATTGGTGAAGGCAAGGCACGTCGTGCCAAAAAAGAGATGATTGAGGCCAATCTGCGCCTGGTAATCTCAATTGCCAAAAAATATACCAACCGCGGACTACAGTTCCTTGACCTGATCCAGGAGGGCAATATCGGCCTGATGAAGGCCGTTGACAAGTTCGAGTATCGTCGAGGCTTCAAGTTCTCAACCTATGCAACCTGGTGGATTCGCCAGGCTATCACCCGCTCCATTGCAGATCAGGCACGTACCATTCGTATTCCGGTACACATGATTGAGACAATCAATAAACTCAATCGAATCCAGCGTCAGCTACTTCAAGAGATGGGACGTGAACCAACTCCTGAGGAGCTGTCAGAAAAGATGGAGATCCCGGAAGACAAGATCCGCAAGGTTCTCAAGATTGCCAAAGAGCCAATCTCTACAGAGACCCCAATCGGTGATGATGAAGACTCCAATCTAGGTGATTTTATTGAGGATACCAATGTGATCCAGCCTGACCAATCTGCTACATCGGAAGGGATGGAAGAGGATGTTCAGGACGTTCTGGCCGGGCTCACACCCCGCGAGGCAAAGGTACTGAGAATGCGTTTTGGAATAGACATGAATACTGACCACACTTTGGAAGAGGTTGGTAAACAGTTTGACGTAACCCGTGAACGTATCCGTCAGATCGAGGCCAAGGCACTACGTAAACTACGTCACCCATCTCGCTCGGACAAACTGGAAAGCTACCTGGACAAGGGATAGCTTTCAAACTATTACGGGCCTATAGCTCAGTTGGTTAGAGCAGGGGACTCATAATCCCTTGGTCCTTGGTTCAAGTCCAAGTAGGCCCACCAACTTCATACAGCACATCTAATAGATGTGCTCATATACTCAAAAAGGGGACCGATTTATTTATGCCCTTACAGGAAAATAAATCTATCCCCTTTTCAGTCTGACGCCAGGAAATCTGACGGACTACCCCTGAAGTTGCTCCTGCAATTTTGCATCTGCTGCCTGTACTGCCCGTGAGCCTGCCTCTCTCTCTTCACCCAGACGGGTCGCAAGCGAATCATCTGCTGTTGCCAGAATTTGCGCTGCAAGATAGGCTGAATTCTTTGCCCCATGCTTTCCAATAGCTACAGTTGCTACAGGTATTCCACCAGGCATCTGTACTGTTGATAACAGTGAATCCATCCCTTCCAGAGCCCCATTCATTGGTACCCCAATCACCGGCTTGGTGGTGGCTGCTGCAACCGCTCCTGCGAGATGTGCGGCTAGTCCGGCTGCCGCGATAAATACCCCGCACCCACGTTTGTCTGCATCTTTAACATAATCATGGGTGACTGCAGGTGTACGATGCGCAGATGTGATCTTTACCTCGTATGAAACATCCAGTTTTTTCAGGATCTCAAGACAAGCCTGCATGGTTGGCAGGTCCGAATCGGACCCCATCAAGACGGCTACAAATTTTTCAGACATTTTTTGCTCCTATACTTCTCTAAATTCCAGACTTGGCTGAGACCATTCTCTACCTGTCGATTACACTTTTTTGACAGCTTTTTTCTTTGCTGTCTTCTTTTTTGCTGCCCTCTTCTTCTTGACTGCTCTCTTTTTTACAGCTTTTTTCTTCGGTGCCGTCTTTTTCTTGCTGGCCGAGGTTGTTGCCTTGCGCTTGTTTGCCACTCTGATAGCGGCTGCACCATTGGCAGAGATCAAGCGGACTGATTTTCCAAGTTTATCCAGCTCTTCAACCATAGCCAATGCCTGGTCAAGCTTGCCCTCTTTTACCTTGAGTGTTGCATCAGGAGGAGATGTCTCAGGCTCTCTCAGTAGAGTAAAGCCTCCTCCATAGACCTGTTTTGACAGCCGCTTGCGCTCCTTGTCACTAGCATCCAGAAGCGCTTCACACTCTTTCAGGGTAAGGGTTTCTGGCTCTCTGTCAGCTGGTGGTTTTACATTTTTAAAACCATTGGTAACAAAAGGACCCCATCTACCATTCAGCACCTGAACCGGAGACCCCTCAAACAGCCGGATCTCTTTTTCTGCATCAGACTCTTTCTTTTTGGTAATGAAGTCGAGCACCTGCTCAAGCTCAATGGTATGCGGATCTTCCGGCTCAATCGAGACATTCTGCGCAACTAGCTCTATCCCCTTTACCTCGTTTTCCAACAGATAGTCACGCACCTCTTCGTCAACAAATCCTGCATAGGGGCCAAATCGACCAGCATTTACCATAACCGTTTCACCATCGCGAGTCACGCCCAACTGACGCGGCAACTCGAACAGGGGAAGCACCTCTTCAAGGGTTACGCTATCCTTGCGCTGATCAGGGCGTAGCCCCGCAAAAAGCGGCTTCTCTTCATCATCCTTGGTACCAATCTGTGCATAGGTGCCAAAACGACCGATTTTTACACTGACCGGACGTCCAGTTTTTGGATCAACTCCTAGCTGCCTGGTCTGAGAGGCCTCCTCTCTTGAGATATCTGCAGCCCCTTCGATGTCTTTATGGAATGGCTCATAAAACTCAGCCAGCATCTCTCGCCACCCCAATTCACCAGCTGCAATCTCATCAAACTCTGATTCAACACGAGCAGTAAAGTTGTAGTCCACAACCTCAGAAAAGTGTTTTACCAGGAAGTCAGTAACCACCCCTGCAATATCCTGGGGAATCAGCCTCCCCTTATCTGAGCCGGTCATCTCGACCCGATCCTCATTAATAATTTCATCTACATGCAGCGCCAGAATACGAACTGTACGCTCTACACCATCGCGCTCTCCACGAGTAACGTATCCACGGTTCTGGATGGTTGAGATGGTAGGAGCATAAGTTGAGGGGCGACCAATCCCCAGCTCTTCCAGTTTTTTCACCAGACCTGCCTCGGTAAAACGGGCGGGGGGACGGGTAAATGACTCCTGTGCTCGCATTACCCCAAGCTGCAGCAGCTCTCCCTCGCTTATATCTGGTAGACGTTTAGCGTCCTCCTTGCCACGATCCTGATAGACCTTCAGGAACCCATCAAAGACGAGAATTTCTCCTTTTGCTACCAGTGATTCATCAACCGAAGAGATATCAATAGTAGCTGTTGTACGCTCCAGCCTTGCATCTGCCATCTGTGAGGCAACTGTTCGTTGCCAGATCAGCTCATACAGGCGCCGCTCATTTTTTTCTCCTTTCACCTCGGATTTCGCCAGATCAGTTGGACGAATTGCCTCATGCGCCTCCTGCGCACTGGCAGATTTTGTTTTATATTGACGACGCTGCAGATAATCGGGACCAAAACTGCTCTTGATAACCTCGCCTGCCTGCTCATGAGCCATCTCGGAAAGATTGACCGAGTCTGTCCTCATATATGTAATCTTGCCAGCCTCGTATAGACGCTGCGCTACCATCATGGTCTGGCGTACTGAAAAACCTAACCTCTGTGATGCCTCTTGTTGCAGGGCTGAGGTGGTGAAGGGGGCTCTTGGAGAGCGTTTTGCCGGCTTCTTCTCAATCTTGCTGATCTGAAAAGTGGCGCCTTTGACTCTTGTCAGAAAACCCTCTGCATCCTCAATACCCTCACGATCCTTTGGTAGTCGTGCCTCTATCAGCTCACTATGCTGGTTTGAGAGCTGTGCTGTTATCCTGAATGATGAGACCGGAATAAATACCTCAATCTCCCGCTCACGCTCCACCACAATGCGTACTGCAACTGACTGAACACGCCCAGCTGAGAGTCCTGGCTGAATCTTTTTCCAAAGCACCGGAGAGAGCTCAAAACCAACCAGGCGATCCAAAATGCGGCGGGCCTGTTGTCCATCAACAAGATCACGGTTGATGCACCTGGGGTTCTTGATCGCCTCGAGAATTGCCGATTTGGTAATCTCATGAAATACAATGCGCTGACTATTATTCTCAGTAAGACCCAACACCTCTTCCAGGTGCCAGGCAATAGCCTCTCCTTCGCGATCCTCGTCCGATGCCAGCCAGACCATGGATGCCTTCTTTGAGGCACGTTTTAACTCATTGATTATTTTGGTTTTGTCTTCACTGACAGCGTAGTTTGGCTCAAATCCATTAGCAATATCTACAGACATCCCCTTCCCTGCCAGGTCACGAATATGACCGTAGCTGGACATCACTGTAAAGCCCTCACCGAGGAACTTTTCAATAGTTTTTGCCTTCGCAGGAGACTCTACGATAACGAGATTCTTACTCACAAATATGACTCACAAATGTTGGTGCTATTGTTCAAGGGCGCCATCATATACAAAATTTTCCTGAAAGGTATATGATTTTCCTACTTTTGTAGTCTCATCACTCGCCCACCCGGAGCTGTGGCAACCTCTCCCTTAATCTCAAGACGCATTATGATCGAGGAGACAACCTCTGTAGTCAATCCACAGAATTCGACAACTTGGTCAACCAGAACCGTCTCATAACTGATTGCATTTAATACCTGCTCTACTTCAGGGTCGCTCTCCTCTCTTGTTGAGCCCCCTTCTGAAGAGGAGTGCTCCACAAGTTGTTCTCTCAGCAGATTCAACATGCCTCCAAGCTCTTCAATAATATCTTCCGTCGTCTCCACCAACTTTGCACCCTGACGAATCAACAGGTGGCTGCCACGTGCCAGAGGGTTGTGAATTGATCCTGGAATGGCAAAAACCTCTCGTCCCTGCTCCATAGACATTCGTGCAGTAATCAGTGACCCACTCTTTCTGGCAGCCTGAACAACCAGTGTTCCAATAGAGAGTCCACTTATAATTCTATTTCTTCGTGGAAAATTCTCCGGACGCGGCTCCGTACCAATAGCAAATTCCGAAACAATGGCACCCTGCTGAACTATTTCATGTGCCAAATCACGATTTCTTGCTGGATAGACCCGGTCCAGCCCAGTGCCTGTAACCGCAACTGTCTTACCGCCATCCAACGCGCCCCTGTGCGCCTCTGCATCAATCCCCAATGCCATTCCACTGGTTATGGTTAACCCTGCTCGCGCCAACTTTCTTGCAAAATCTCGTGCTATCTCCTTGCCTACAACATCCGGATTACGACTACCAACCACTGCCAGCTGTGGAAGTAGCAGTGCATCCGGGTTGCCGCGCACAAACAATAGTGATGGTGGGTCAGAGATTTCCATCAATAATTGAGGATAATCCTCACTGCCCAAAAACAGGATATGTGCATCGTCTCCCTCAAGCCAACGCAGATCTTTTTCAATTAACTGAGCCCTCTTTGACTCCGTTTGTGCAAGGAAATCGAGAGCCTCTCTTTTGAAGATACCAGATTTGCTTAATAGCGCGCGGCCACTCTCCAATACAGATTCTGGTGACCCAAAGTAATCGAGAGCCTTACGAAAGGTAACAGGACCAACTGATGGGGCATGATGGAGGGTCAGCCATGCAGATACTTTATCCATGAGACACTCCAGTAACCTCTTCCATGATTGGGACTAACCTCTCTCTTTGCGATACCATTACACTCAATTTTTACCATTATGAACGAAAAATTATGGCGTTGTTAGAAATCCTGAAATATCCAGACCCGCGATTACGGAAAAAAAGCACTACCGTAAAATCTGTCACTGATGAGATCCGTCAGTGTGTGGATGATATGTTTGAGACTATGTATGCAGCCCCAGGCATCGGGCTTGCATCAGTTCAGGTCAACA is a window from the Candidatus Thiopontia autotrophica genome containing:
- the rpoD gene encoding RNA polymerase sigma factor RpoD, which translates into the protein MAEPKKKETEENEIKNLIAKGKEQGYLTYGEINDLLPDKITDSEEIENVISVINSMGIKVLEKAPDAENMLITGNGGNSNDDTDEEAAAEAASVLLSAENEAGRTTDPVRMYMREMGSVELLTREGEIVIAKRIEGGMRQMMNALALYPNTVDELLKELDRINKSEIELGAVITGLCDYCPEPPKPVIPGSNTSGEKKEEEGFTGPPPEMMSGRLQTIADLSKKLKRSEKRNGMEHERTDALRSQIADQFMQCKLVPKLLERMVVDIRSSMEKVRGSERIVMNLAVERAGMPRRDFITSFPKNETNLEWLDKQIAAKKKHSAPLKRFSRDILRAQKKLLKVEDECGISITRLKEINRMMSIGEGKARRAKKEMIEANLRLVISIAKKYTNRGLQFLDLIQEGNIGLMKAVDKFEYRRGFKFSTYATWWIRQAITRSIADQARTIRIPVHMIETINKLNRIQRQLLQEMGREPTPEELSEKMEIPEDKIRKVLKIAKEPISTETPIGDDEDSNLGDFIEDTNVIQPDQSATSEGMEEDVQDVLAGLTPREAKVLRMRFGIDMNTDHTLEEVGKQFDVTRERIRQIEAKALRKLRHPSRSDKLESYLDKG
- the purE gene encoding 5-(carboxyamino)imidazole ribonucleotide mutase translates to MSEKFVAVLMGSDSDLPTMQACLEILKKLDVSYEVKITSAHRTPAVTHDYVKDADKRGCGVFIAAAGLAAHLAGAVAAATTKPVIGVPMNGALEGMDSLLSTVQMPGGIPVATVAIGKHGAKNSAYLAAQILATADDSLATRLGEEREAGSRAVQAADAKLQEQLQG
- the topA gene encoding type I DNA topoisomerase, which translates into the protein MSKNLVIVESPAKAKTIEKFLGEGFTVMSSYGHIRDLAGKGMSVDIANGFEPNYAVSEDKTKIINELKRASKKASMVWLASDEDREGEAIAWHLEEVLGLTENNSQRIVFHEITKSAILEAIKNPRCINRDLVDGQQARRILDRLVGFELSPVLWKKIQPGLSAGRVQSVAVRIVVEREREIEVFIPVSSFRITAQLSNQHSELIEARLPKDREGIEDAEGFLTRVKGATFQISKIEKKPAKRSPRAPFTTSALQQEASQRLGFSVRQTMMVAQRLYEAGKITYMRTDSVNLSEMAHEQAGEVIKSSFGPDYLQRRQYKTKSASAQEAHEAIRPTDLAKSEVKGEKNERRLYELIWQRTVASQMADARLERTTATIDISSVDESLVAKGEILVFDGFLKVYQDRGKEDAKRLPDISEGELLQLGVMRAQESFTRPPARFTEAGLVKKLEELGIGRPSTYAPTISTIQNRGYVTRGERDGVERTVRILALHVDEIINEDRVEMTGSDKGRLIPQDIAGVVTDFLVKHFSEVVDYNFTARVESEFDEIAAGELGWREMLAEFYEPFHKDIEGAADISREEASQTRQLGVDPKTGRPVSVKIGRFGTYAQIGTKDDEEKPLFAGLRPDQRKDSVTLEEVLPLFELPRQLGVTRDGETVMVNAGRFGPYAGFVDEEVRDYLLENEVKGIELVAQNVSIEPEDPHTIELEQVLDFITKKKESDAEKEIRLFEGSPVQVLNGRWGPFVTNGFKNVKPPADREPETLTLKECEALLDASDKERKRLSKQVYGGGFTLLREPETSPPDATLKVKEGKLDQALAMVEELDKLGKSVRLISANGAAAIRVANKRKATTSASKKKTAPKKKAVKKRAVKKKRAAKKKTAKKKAVKKV
- the dprA gene encoding DNA-protecting protein DprA, with product MDKVSAWLTLHHAPSVGPVTFRKALDYFGSPESVLESGRALLSKSGIFKREALDFLAQTESKRAQLIEKDLRWLEGDDAHILFLGSEDYPQLLMEISDPPSLLFVRGNPDALLLPQLAVVGSRNPDVVGKEIARDFARKLARAGLTITSGMALGIDAEAHRGALDGGKTVAVTGTGLDRVYPARNRDLAHEIVQQGAIVSEFAIGTEPRPENFPRRNRIISGLSIGTLVVQAARKSGSLITARMSMEQGREVFAIPGSIHNPLARGSHLLIRQGAKLVETTEDIIEELGGMLNLLREQLVEHSSSEGGSTREESDPEVEQVLNAISYETVLVDQVVEFCGLTTEVVSSIIMRLEIKGEVATAPGGRVMRLQK